GGTTGAGAAAAGTTTGCTGCTAATCGGTTTGTCCAACTGGAGTTGCAGAATGGTAAGTCTGGTGGAATGTCCGCTCTGTAGGTCTACCATATAGGAAGTAAACGGAATCCAGTAACCGTCCTGCTGCTTGAGAGATTCGACCATGAGTACTTTGCAAGGTTCTTCATGCTTGTCGAACATCTCAACCTTTACCGGGACAAAGCTTTCTTGGTCGATATAGGAAAGGCGGTACCCGTATTGTGATTCTGAAGCATTTTTCGCTACTGATTTAACCTTGTAGCAAACGTAGGAACCAACATTTTCTTCACCGATGAGCTCATGGTTGTCTACAGCAACTTCCCTGGTTTCCAGATCATCATAGGTTGCATCGGTGCCCATGAACGATTTATCCCCTTCACAAGAGGCAATACGACGGGTAGTTCTCAAGGCAGGAAGGTAAATCCACTTGTCATTCGGACGGCCGTCATTTTCGACCTGCAAAAAACGAGTATCTTTTACCGACGCAGGACTTCTGAAAACCATGACAGTTGAAACCAAATCATTTTCCATCTTTCCCCATTCTTCCATCATACGGGTTTCCACAGTGCCATTGGCGTCGATAAGGTCCATCTGTACTGCTGAGTGGGAGAACTTGGGTTCTGCCACGTCATACGCTTTTTGCATGACTTCGGTTCCGGTCATGGCGAACACGGGAACTGATACTGCTACAGCCAGGAATAATGCTATCGTGAGCTTTTTCCCTTCATTGCATTTTGTTTTCATAACAACTCCTTCGATACGGAACAAGAATAGGCCTTGGCCTGTTCTTCTCTAGTGGATCGTC
The sequence above is a segment of the Sphaerochaeta pleomorpha str. Grapes genome. Coding sequences within it:
- a CDS encoding outer membrane lipoprotein-sorting protein, yielding MKTKCNEGKKLTIALFLAVAVSVPVFAMTGTEVMQKAYDVAEPKFSHSAVQMDLIDANGTVETRMMEEWGKMENDLVSTVMVFRSPASVKDTRFLQVENDGRPNDKWIYLPALRTTRRIASCEGDKSFMGTDATYDDLETREVAVDNHELIGEENVGSYVCYKVKSVAKNASESQYGYRLSYIDQESFVPVKVEMFDKHEEPCKVLMVESLKQQDGYWIPFTSYMVDLQSGHSTRLTILQLQLDKPISSKLFSTSFLKTGRV